Proteins from one Brevibacillus humidisoli genomic window:
- a CDS encoding ATP-binding protein — translation MIIDELHVGGFGRWRDTTFSFVPGLNLFVAPNEAGKSTLLHALFAALYGMKRDYLRVTRYLDEYERYYPWDRGPYETIIRYQLDGQSFRLHRCHEKEREQARLFREPELTEITLLYQEDRRKEYNFLERHLGLTRTLFADVTWVRGGPVHAARHLLPTLVNDNEADPLVNALLAALEQEISVVGRKESAGSTLIGKLSGQLEQARSELEDAEASWQSVQHLTRSLAVWQDELNSEQTARIQIEAKMERIKQAEAAWQEKWQQSFETTTAAQITGWAESASDEQQERVLHHQTAEQLHALEQEIAQWRQSNVDKSRTSHSEAADRYLSFAGIDEAAWQQWLKDWYALSVYDERQVASDPEVDLNKLQSDYLIGQEWAKNVERLEKECERLASVIEETERTKREASITTPTAAQPTESPMETSPQDYLSRKNRAALARKRQASRHKWWWYGASLCVAAVGIISWWSDQQAAAVVAAVLTALAGLVGWYVSQNGQKAAPVVSSADTETPLARQDEVTSRLEARLYELEEELVGKQQELRKCQASLRQLLGEWNLSEWEAFLAMREKWLIQIHEHQLSEKEAAERKRIQMRLEKQMLEWGVPPHLPFEQAAALVLSEHAEWEQRSRAQQQRLQEELDDQKRRAARASRLAKLEQKQTEILERWRMEIRDILLSRQKELEQQRREAEAERAERDEAITTLREKIAQARGEIGQRGEVALAKAKSRYDDVKEKWEEVRLRRDALILAKSALEEAMEEWRTDISPQMNQTASRVVKQLTGGRYQDVRLDPLQDFAIRVVEPERRNIVEQSNFSSGTQDQLYFAQRIALLQKVSAEREPLPIFLDDHFIHYDQERLEAALYCLLELAESHQVFLFSCHRRELDYLQPMISGMERHKIHAWP, via the coding sequence GTGATCATTGACGAATTGCATGTCGGCGGCTTTGGCCGATGGCGGGATACAACCTTTTCATTCGTACCCGGACTCAACTTGTTTGTCGCCCCTAACGAAGCGGGCAAGTCGACACTGCTGCACGCCCTGTTTGCTGCACTTTATGGAATGAAGCGAGACTACCTGCGGGTCACCCGCTACCTGGACGAATACGAGCGCTACTATCCCTGGGACCGAGGCCCGTATGAGACCATCATCCGCTATCAGCTTGACGGGCAGTCCTTTCGTCTCCATCGCTGCCACGAGAAAGAGCGAGAGCAGGCGAGACTGTTTCGGGAACCGGAATTGACGGAGATTACGCTGTTGTACCAGGAGGATCGGCGTAAAGAATACAATTTTCTGGAGCGCCACCTCGGCCTCACCCGCACCTTGTTTGCCGACGTAACCTGGGTGCGGGGAGGCCCGGTTCATGCTGCCCGTCATCTGCTCCCCACACTGGTCAATGACAATGAAGCGGATCCGCTGGTCAATGCCCTTTTGGCCGCTCTGGAGCAGGAGATCAGTGTCGTCGGCCGCAAGGAGAGTGCAGGCAGTACGCTCATCGGCAAATTGTCAGGTCAGCTGGAACAGGCGCGGTCGGAACTGGAAGACGCTGAGGCGTCATGGCAATCTGTCCAGCATTTGACCCGCTCTCTCGCAGTATGGCAGGACGAATTGAATAGTGAACAGACCGCCCGGATACAGATCGAGGCGAAGATGGAACGGATCAAACAGGCGGAAGCAGCGTGGCAGGAGAAATGGCAGCAGAGTTTTGAGACCACGACTGCAGCTCAGATAACTGGCTGGGCGGAATCCGCGTCAGATGAGCAGCAGGAACGTGTACTGCACCATCAGACTGCTGAGCAGCTTCACGCATTGGAGCAAGAGATCGCACAATGGCGGCAATCCAATGTAGATAAGTCGCGCACAAGCCATTCTGAGGCAGCGGACCGCTATTTGTCATTTGCCGGGATTGATGAAGCGGCGTGGCAGCAGTGGTTGAAAGATTGGTACGCACTGTCCGTATATGATGAACGGCAGGTGGCAAGCGATCCAGAAGTTGATCTCAACAAACTGCAGTCCGACTATCTGATCGGGCAGGAATGGGCGAAAAATGTGGAGCGTTTGGAAAAGGAGTGCGAACGACTGGCTTCTGTGATCGAAGAGACGGAGCGTACCAAGCGGGAGGCGAGCATAACGACGCCTACGGCTGCACAGCCAACAGAGTCGCCGATGGAAACGTCGCCACAGGATTATCTGAGCCGAAAAAACAGAGCGGCTCTCGCCCGGAAGCGGCAGGCATCCCGTCACAAGTGGTGGTGGTATGGGGCGTCCTTATGCGTCGCAGCTGTCGGCATTATTAGCTGGTGGAGCGATCAGCAAGCGGCCGCAGTGGTTGCTGCGGTGTTGACAGCACTGGCGGGCTTAGTTGGCTGGTATGTGTCTCAAAATGGACAGAAGGCTGCCCCAGTGGTTTCCTCAGCAGATACGGAGACCCCCCTTGCCAGGCAGGACGAAGTAACGAGCAGGCTGGAAGCCAGGCTGTATGAGCTGGAGGAGGAACTAGTCGGCAAGCAGCAGGAACTGAGAAAGTGCCAGGCATCGCTTCGGCAACTGCTGGGCGAGTGGAATCTGTCGGAGTGGGAAGCTTTTCTGGCCATGCGCGAAAAGTGGCTGATCCAAATCCATGAACACCAACTAAGTGAGAAAGAGGCTGCAGAGCGGAAGCGGATTCAGATGCGGCTGGAGAAACAGATGCTGGAGTGGGGCGTCCCTCCTCATCTCCCGTTTGAACAGGCGGCAGCACTGGTATTGAGTGAACACGCCGAATGGGAACAGCGCTCTCGTGCCCAGCAGCAGCGGCTGCAGGAAGAACTGGATGACCAGAAGCGCAGGGCTGCACGAGCGAGCCGGTTGGCGAAATTGGAACAGAAGCAGACGGAGATCTTGGAGCGCTGGAGGATGGAGATCCGCGATATCCTGTTAAGCCGGCAAAAGGAGTTGGAGCAGCAGCGAAGAGAGGCGGAAGCAGAGCGAGCGGAACGGGACGAAGCGATCACAACCTTGCGAGAAAAGATCGCACAGGCGCGCGGCGAGATCGGCCAGCGCGGTGAAGTGGCTTTGGCAAAAGCAAAGAGTAGATACGATGATGTAAAAGAAAAGTGGGAAGAGGTGCGGCTGCGCAGGGATGCGCTGATCCTTGCCAAGTCGGCATTGGAGGAGGCGATGGAGGAGTGGCGAACCGACATCTCTCCGCAGATGAATCAAACAGCGTCGAGGGTAGTCAAACAACTAACCGGCGGTCGCTACCAGGATGTGCGTCTTGATCCCCTGCAGGACTTCGCCATACGTGTCGTTGAGCCGGAGCGGCGCAACATCGTCGAGCAGAGCAACTTTTCCTCTGGAACACAGGATCAGCTCTACTTTGCTCAGCGGATTGCGCTGCTGCAAAAAGTTAGCGCCGAACGGGAGCCGCTGCCCATTTTTCTGGACGATCACTTCATCCATTACGATCAGGAGCGGCTCGAGGCGGCGCTGTACTGTCTGCTTGAACTGGCGGAATCCCACCAAGTTTTTTTATTTAGCTGCCATCGGCGCGAACTTGATTATCTGCAGCCGATGATCAGCGGCATGGAACGGCACAAGATCCATGCATGGCCCTGA
- a CDS encoding IS3 family transposase, which produces MESFFSHLKTEALYPYDIRSIEEAQRRIEEYIDFYNNNRAQRKLNKLAPVEYRNQLAA; this is translated from the coding sequence ATGGAGAGCTTCTTTTCTCATCTCAAGACAGAAGCACTCTATCCTTATGATATACGAAGTATTGAAGAGGCACAAAGGCGAATTGAGGAATATATCGACTTTTATAACAATAACCGCGCTCAAAGAAAACTAAACAAGCTGGCACCTGTCGAATACAGGAACCAGCTTGCTGCCTAG
- a CDS encoding TIGR00300 family protein, with protein MEQVIDIRGHIIRDDILKKIDASVVQYNGRYRVLQLEVGDQVDDESTARVVLDLPEDKIDLILNELVNLGCNIPRAEEMAVLKPAEKDKTVPDDFYSTTNHPTEVYLNGKWVRVKYQRMDACLVVKGDEVHCVKLRDIQKGDLIVCGSNGVRLVLPPTDEKNGEFAFMNNEVSSERRVEVVVKRLAEEMREIRQRNGKIVFVAGPVVIHTGGGEAFQSLIRNGYVNALLSGNALAVHDIERSLFGTSLGVNLDTGSVVRGGHKNHMRAINAINRSGSIAEAVADGTLQGGIMYECVKNSVPFVLAGSIRDDGPLPDTLMDLIEAQAQYAEQVAEAELVIMLSTMLHAIGTGNMMPSWIKTVCVDINPAVVTKLMDRGSAQTVGVVTDVGLFLTMLEKQLS; from the coding sequence ATGGAACAAGTGATTGACATACGCGGACACATCATCCGTGACGACATTTTGAAAAAAATCGATGCTTCCGTCGTACAGTACAACGGTCGCTACCGTGTGCTGCAACTGGAGGTAGGGGATCAGGTGGATGATGAATCAACAGCCAGAGTGGTGCTAGACCTGCCTGAAGATAAGATCGACCTAATCCTGAATGAACTGGTAAACCTGGGCTGCAACATCCCTCGTGCCGAGGAGATGGCAGTCTTGAAACCAGCGGAAAAGGACAAAACGGTGCCCGACGATTTTTACTCGACAACCAACCATCCGACAGAGGTCTATCTAAACGGCAAGTGGGTCAGGGTAAAATATCAGCGAATGGACGCTTGTCTCGTCGTCAAAGGGGACGAGGTGCACTGCGTGAAGCTGCGCGACATTCAAAAAGGTGACCTGATCGTTTGCGGCAGCAACGGTGTGCGTCTGGTCCTCCCGCCTACTGATGAGAAAAACGGTGAGTTTGCCTTTATGAACAACGAAGTCAGTTCCGAGCGGCGAGTGGAAGTCGTCGTCAAACGGCTGGCCGAAGAGATGCGCGAGATTCGTCAGAGAAACGGCAAGATTGTGTTTGTAGCAGGCCCTGTCGTGATTCACACGGGTGGTGGAGAAGCTTTTCAAAGCCTGATCCGCAACGGATATGTAAACGCGTTGTTGTCGGGGAACGCCCTGGCCGTACACGACATCGAACGGTCCCTGTTTGGCACTTCCCTGGGTGTCAATCTGGATACCGGTTCCGTCGTGCGCGGCGGGCATAAAAACCACATGCGAGCGATCAATGCAATCAACCGCTCCGGCTCCATCGCGGAAGCCGTGGCAGACGGGACGCTGCAGGGCGGGATCATGTACGAATGCGTTAAAAACAGCGTCCCCTTTGTCCTGGCCGGCTCCATTCGCGACGATGGCCCGCTGCCGGACACACTGATGGATCTGATCGAAGCGCAGGCTCAATACGCTGAGCAAGTGGCAGAAGCCGAATTGGTGATCATGCTCTCTACCATGCTGCACGCGATCGGGACAGGCAACATGATGCCTAGTTGGATCAAGACCGTTTGTGTCGACATTAATCCGGCAGTTGTCACTAAACTCATGGATCGCGGATCAGCGCAAACCGTCGGTGTCGTCACCGATGTCGGTCTGTTCCTTACGATGTTGGAAAAGCAGCTCTCCTAG
- the glpX gene encoding class II fructose-bisphosphatase — protein sequence MDRELALEVVRVTEMAALASAQWLGRGKKNEADGAATNAMRTMFDTIAMRGTVVIGEGELDEAPMLYIGEQVGSAGASGPEVDVAVDPLEGTTIVAKGHANAMSVLAIGDRGTLLHAPDMYMRKMVVGPRAAGKINLDDPIDTMIEVVAEANHKRVQDVTVIIQERERHQHIIEAVRDKGARVKLFGDGDVAAAIAACMPNTGIDLFLGIGGAPEGVISAAAVKCLGGDMQSQLKPQNERERQRCVQMGVTNPEQVLALSDLVGGDDAIFAATGVSDGELLQGVRYLGDNLAETHSLVMRAKTKTIRFIRAVHNLEHKPHFVKEAGGIDV from the coding sequence ATGGACAGGGAATTGGCGTTAGAGGTGGTACGGGTCACAGAGATGGCGGCCCTTGCATCCGCCCAGTGGCTCGGACGTGGCAAAAAAAATGAAGCAGACGGCGCAGCAACAAATGCGATGCGGACGATGTTTGATACCATTGCGATGCGCGGCACGGTCGTCATTGGTGAAGGCGAGCTGGATGAAGCGCCGATGCTATACATAGGAGAGCAAGTAGGCAGTGCAGGGGCGAGCGGTCCGGAAGTGGATGTTGCGGTCGATCCTCTGGAAGGTACAACCATTGTAGCCAAGGGACACGCAAATGCCATGTCTGTCCTTGCGATTGGCGATCGAGGGACGCTGTTGCATGCTCCTGACATGTACATGAGAAAAATGGTAGTGGGCCCTCGTGCTGCCGGAAAGATCAACCTGGACGATCCGATCGACACGATGATTGAAGTGGTGGCTGAAGCAAACCATAAACGGGTGCAAGACGTTACCGTGATCATCCAGGAACGTGAACGACATCAACACATCATTGAAGCTGTCCGGGACAAAGGGGCACGCGTAAAACTGTTCGGGGACGGCGATGTGGCAGCCGCAATCGCCGCCTGCATGCCGAATACAGGCATTGATCTCTTTCTCGGCATTGGCGGGGCGCCCGAAGGGGTCATCAGCGCCGCTGCAGTCAAGTGTCTGGGCGGCGATATGCAATCACAGCTGAAGCCGCAAAACGAGCGAGAGCGGCAACGCTGCGTGCAAATGGGGGTTACCAATCCGGAACAAGTATTGGCATTGTCCGACCTTGTTGGCGGAGATGATGCGATTTTTGCCGCTACCGGGGTGTCAGACGGCGAGCTGCTGCAAGGTGTTCGCTATCTCGGCGACAACCTGGCGGAGACCCATTCGCTGGTGATGCGCGCCAAAACCAAGACGATCCGCTTCATCCGTGCGGTGCATAACCTTGAGCATAAACCTCATTTTGTGAAGGAAGCAGGTGGGATAGATGTCTGA
- the lipA gene encoding lipoyl synthase, whose protein sequence is MTQRKPEWLKINLVTGEKLANFNELKQTMRGKTLHTVCEEAKCPNIHECWANRTATFMILGDICTRACRFCAVKTGLPTELDLAEPERVAEAAEQMGLRHVVVTSVARDDLSDGGAAVFVATIQAIRRRLPFSTVEVLIPDFLGNWDALQMVMDAKPDVLNHNIEAVRRLSDRVRARAKYDRTIELLKRAKEMQPSIPTKSSLMIGVGETVDEILETMDDLRAVDVNIMTIGQYLQPTRKHLTVEKYYHPDEFAMLKEEGMKRGFQHVEAGPLVRSSYHAHEQANAAKEAIAAKS, encoded by the coding sequence ATGACCCAACGAAAACCGGAATGGCTCAAGATCAATCTGGTTACTGGTGAAAAGTTAGCCAACTTTAACGAACTGAAACAAACGATGCGGGGCAAAACGCTGCATACAGTCTGTGAAGAAGCCAAATGTCCAAACATCCACGAGTGCTGGGCCAATCGCACAGCGACTTTCATGATACTAGGGGACATCTGTACCCGTGCCTGCCGTTTTTGTGCCGTCAAGACCGGTCTGCCTACTGAGTTGGACCTCGCGGAGCCGGAGCGTGTAGCGGAAGCTGCTGAACAAATGGGTCTGCGCCACGTGGTCGTTACCTCGGTTGCCCGCGATGATCTGTCTGATGGGGGGGCCGCCGTATTCGTCGCCACTATCCAGGCTATTCGTCGACGTTTGCCGTTTTCCACAGTGGAAGTGTTGATCCCTGACTTTCTCGGCAACTGGGATGCGCTGCAAATGGTGATGGATGCCAAGCCGGACGTGCTGAACCATAACATTGAAGCGGTGCGTCGCTTGTCCGATCGGGTACGTGCAAGGGCCAAGTACGACCGCACGATCGAACTGCTCAAGCGGGCAAAAGAGATGCAGCCATCCATTCCGACCAAATCCAGCCTAATGATCGGGGTAGGAGAGACCGTCGACGAGATTTTGGAAACGATGGACGATCTGAGAGCAGTTGACGTGAACATTATGACGATTGGCCAATATCTGCAGCCAACGAGAAAACATCTGACCGTAGAAAAGTACTACCACCCTGATGAGTTTGCCATGTTGAAAGAAGAAGGGATGAAACGTGGTTTTCAGCATGTAGAGGCTGGTCCGTTGGTCCGCAGCTCCTACCATGCACATGAACAGGCGAATGCGGCAAAGGAGGCAATTGCCGCCAAATCTTGA
- a CDS encoding helix-turn-helix domain-containing protein — translation MAFKGQKFKHYPESLKMEAVRLHVEEGWSYRKIADHMEVQDKDRVKVWMRKYREDGQAAFEDRRGNPHKVETEQEREIRRLQLEVDVLKKWLQILNREGCKTDTSLSMN, via the coding sequence ATGGCATTCAAAGGGCAAAAGTTCAAGCATTATCCAGAATCACTCAAGATGGAAGCAGTCCGTCTACATGTGGAAGAAGGCTGGAGCTACAGAAAGATTGCGGATCATATGGAAGTTCAGGACAAGGATCGTGTTAAGGTTTGGATGAGAAAGTATCGTGAGGATGGGCAGGCTGCATTCGAGGATAGACGAGGCAATCCACACAAGGTGGAAACGGAGCAAGAGCGAGAAATTAGACGTTTGCAATTAGAGGTAGATGTCCTAAAAAAGTGGTTACAAATCTTGAATCGGGAGGGTTGCAAAACCGACACCTCGTTGTCGATGAACTGA
- a CDS encoding YutD family protein, translating to MIRTQAGTFELVEEHRGGWNPEIFKERYSDILDKYDYIVGDWGYGQLRLRGFYDNVNRKVPFEQKIASLDEYLHEFCNFGCAYFVLRRLASSTDGERKPAAVSQEKHPNGAEAESSHQEQQSNRPQGQQRSNGRGDRGRHYRSRSERGDKVSRSSRHGRHQDRKDSGQDGSKPRQSSPKSNGQPQREQVMTGGSVKKDPQG from the coding sequence TTGATCCGCACCCAAGCTGGAACATTTGAACTGGTCGAGGAACATCGAGGTGGTTGGAACCCGGAGATCTTTAAGGAACGCTACAGTGATATCCTGGACAAATACGACTACATCGTTGGCGATTGGGGATATGGTCAACTTCGCCTGCGGGGTTTCTATGATAATGTGAACCGGAAAGTTCCGTTTGAACAAAAGATCGCTTCTCTTGATGAGTATTTGCACGAATTCTGCAACTTTGGCTGTGCCTATTTCGTGCTTCGGCGCCTCGCCTCTTCGACTGACGGAGAGCGGAAACCGGCTGCCGTCAGCCAGGAGAAGCATCCCAATGGGGCGGAAGCAGAGTCGAGCCACCAGGAACAACAGTCCAATCGCCCACAGGGTCAACAGCGATCCAATGGACGCGGGGATCGGGGACGCCATTACCGTTCCCGGTCGGAGCGCGGAGATAAAGTCTCCCGCTCTTCCCGCCATGGACGGCACCAGGATCGCAAAGACTCGGGACAGGATGGGAGCAAGCCACGCCAATCGTCTCCTAAATCAAACGGACAGCCGCAGCGCGAGCAAGTCATGACAGGAGGATCTGTCAAGAAAGATCCGCAAGGGTAA
- a CDS encoding EAL domain-containing protein gives MYPRTHRGWDKLKMLIQLLYPSRALKLFPPHFSLRDVVLERIDECCKTGERCALLFFHVQQYGEVKAVYPPHVVLQTEETVAEVFADVVRRCVADEDLFVLQRYDLDDYFILLRDRHEEFCSDWLQERTDQIRHEVERELNIRAAAFLDVGITLSSASTRIDLNRQDSYESFTSAMRDVQSLAKQAVHTHLGNYRADIRRIIEEEDIQVLAQPIISLSTGEVEGWEILTRGPKETLYNQPQQLFHFAHLAGMLIPLELLVIQKALSEVENKQNKSPIFINVTVPSLCSSLFYQQVMQQMKRFPRISPSQIVLEITERHAVDDYPSFFQALAAFRKAGFRFAVDDTGAGYSSLHMISELLPEFIKVDRSIIQGIDQHEIKDSVLQALLLIAERIGCGVVAEGIETEAEAAVLIRKNVAYGQGFLFSKPQKPFQEMAVGTE, from the coding sequence GTGTATCCAAGGACACACAGGGGTTGGGACAAGCTGAAAATGTTGATTCAACTGCTTTACCCATCTCGCGCACTCAAATTGTTTCCCCCTCACTTTTCTTTGCGAGATGTCGTACTGGAACGGATTGATGAGTGCTGCAAAACGGGCGAACGCTGCGCACTGCTATTTTTTCATGTGCAGCAGTATGGAGAAGTAAAAGCCGTGTATCCTCCTCATGTGGTGTTGCAGACAGAGGAGACGGTCGCTGAGGTATTTGCCGATGTGGTGCGCAGATGCGTCGCAGATGAAGATCTGTTTGTCCTGCAGCGATATGATCTAGACGATTACTTCATTCTGCTTCGCGATCGGCACGAGGAGTTCTGCTCTGACTGGCTGCAAGAGCGAACCGACCAGATCCGCCATGAAGTGGAGCGGGAGCTCAATATTCGCGCGGCAGCTTTTCTCGACGTCGGGATCACCTTATCTTCGGCATCAACCAGGATCGACCTCAACAGGCAAGATTCCTACGAGTCGTTTACATCCGCGATGCGAGATGTTCAGTCGCTGGCCAAGCAAGCTGTTCATACCCATCTGGGCAATTACCGTGCAGATATCCGCCGGATTATTGAAGAAGAGGATATTCAGGTGTTGGCCCAACCGATTATCTCACTCTCTACGGGTGAGGTGGAGGGGTGGGAAATCCTGACACGCGGGCCGAAGGAGACCTTATACAACCAGCCGCAGCAGCTTTTTCATTTTGCCCATCTTGCGGGGATGCTGATCCCTTTGGAATTGCTTGTCATTCAGAAGGCTCTGAGCGAAGTGGAGAACAAGCAGAACAAGAGTCCTATTTTTATCAATGTGACTGTTCCCAGCTTGTGCAGCAGCCTGTTTTACCAGCAGGTGATGCAGCAGATGAAGCGTTTCCCCAGGATTTCACCCAGTCAGATTGTGCTGGAGATAACGGAGCGGCATGCAGTGGATGACTATCCGTCCTTCTTTCAGGCATTAGCTGCATTTCGCAAGGCAGGTTTCCGCTTTGCCGTTGACGACACGGGTGCCGGCTACTCCAGTTTACATATGATTTCTGAACTATTGCCCGAGTTTATCAAGGTTGATCGGTCCATCATCCAGGGGATTGATCAGCATGAGATCAAAGATTCCGTCCTGCAGGCTCTCCTGCTGATCGCTGAACGAATCGGCTGCGGGGTAGTGGCGGAGGGAATCGAGACAGAGGCGGAGGCTGCTGTACTGATCCGGAAAAACGTTGCATATGGACAGGGATTCCTGTTCTCCAAGCCGCAGAAGCCGTTTCAAGAGATGGCAGTTGGCACGGAATAG
- a CDS encoding DUF3055 domain-containing protein, which translates to MSDDLFYLYDETEDTSTRFVSFIGETSRFDLAITTTNRFYGKKLVINIQNGRSAIIGEDDLNEEGYLEYAFQLTEAEAEELKTFLLRIV; encoded by the coding sequence ATGTCTGACGATTTGTTTTACCTCTACGACGAGACAGAGGATACCAGCACTCGCTTTGTCAGCTTTATTGGAGAAACCAGCCGCTTTGATCTGGCGATTACGACAACCAACCGCTTTTATGGCAAAAAACTGGTCATCAACATCCAAAATGGTCGCAGTGCGATCATTGGCGAAGATGATCTGAATGAAGAAGGTTATCTGGAGTACGCTTTTCAGCTTACCGAAGCAGAAGCGGAAGAGTTAAAGACGTTTTTGCTGCGCATCGTGTAA
- a CDS encoding YhcN/YlaJ family sporulation lipoprotein, whose protein sequence is MTKRWLYGMIASFALLVSACGAGNNAAPDYTNNYGTTAYPAPNGYGGTASPTNPAGEADTNGPAALRNGQTYQSLYKAAGVRTTGIRGTGGAARGGNNGTTNMTRMGYVQVDGNSLRNGTMNSVYVDRDALAQVVGNVTAGVPGVNTSSVLVSDEEIFVGLELADNNRQRAASIKKKAKMNAWSVSPRYFKVYITDKRDTIREMARIASRSANVNVAGFNEDRRIDDLIHRFGGLTDGEDWPRRSGMTTEMRDQMDIGDTMEGQMTQQNRKR, encoded by the coding sequence ATGACGAAAAGATGGCTGTATGGGATGATCGCCAGTTTTGCCCTGCTCGTTTCGGCATGCGGAGCTGGAAACAATGCGGCTCCCGATTATACCAATAACTATGGGACAACTGCTTATCCTGCTCCAAATGGCTACGGTGGTACAGCCAGTCCGACCAATCCGGCAGGAGAAGCAGACACCAACGGTCCTGCGGCCTTGCGAAACGGACAGACGTATCAGTCGCTCTACAAGGCAGCAGGAGTGCGCACGACAGGTATCCGCGGAACAGGTGGCGCAGCCAGAGGGGGCAACAATGGAACGACCAACATGACGCGGATGGGTTATGTACAGGTGGACGGCAACTCCCTGCGCAACGGCACCATGAACAGTGTGTATGTTGATCGCGACGCGCTGGCACAAGTGGTCGGAAATGTGACAGCCGGTGTGCCCGGTGTCAACACGTCATCAGTGCTGGTCTCGGATGAAGAAATCTTCGTCGGGTTGGAGCTCGCCGATAACAACCGGCAGCGGGCAGCCTCTATCAAGAAAAAAGCCAAGATGAACGCCTGGTCCGTCTCACCGCGATACTTCAAGGTGTATATTACCGACAAAAGAGATACCATTCGTGAAATGGCCCGCATTGCCAGTCGTTCCGCAAACGTCAATGTAGCAGGATTCAACGAAGACCGCAGGATCGACGACTTGATCCATCGCTTCGGTGGTTTGACCGATGGGGAAGATTGGCCCCGTAGATCAGGCATGACGACGGAGATGCGTGATCAAATGGACATTGGCGACACGATGGAAGGCCAGATGACCCAACAAAACCGGAAGCGCTGA
- a CDS encoding IS3 family transposase: MQNRHLVVDELKDKQSVKELCAYLRISRSGYYAYLKRKTKNPDGELKRRIMAIYEQRNKTVGYRRIQDELCRQYQMIVNHKKVLRLMQELGIKAIIRRKYVHRTTREAALSDGRIAENLLQRDFTASAPNCKWVTDVTQYRVLDDRIYLSTIMDLWNGEIIAYHISSRNDNPLVLETFRKVFLL; this comes from the coding sequence TTGCAAAACCGACACCTCGTTGTCGATGAACTGAAGGATAAGCAGAGCGTTAAGGAACTTTGTGCTTATTTAAGAATAAGCAGAAGCGGTTATTATGCCTATCTGAAGCGTAAAACGAAGAATCCAGACGGAGAACTGAAACGCAGGATCATGGCGATCTACGAGCAACGGAATAAGACTGTAGGCTACCGGCGTATTCAAGACGAGTTATGCCGTCAGTATCAAATGATCGTCAATCATAAGAAGGTTCTGCGTCTTATGCAAGAGCTAGGCATAAAAGCAATTATTCGTCGTAAGTATGTCCATCGTACAACTCGTGAAGCAGCGTTATCGGACGGAAGGATTGCTGAGAATTTGCTGCAACGGGATTTTACGGCAAGTGCTCCTAATTGTAAGTGGGTAACAGATGTAACTCAGTATCGAGTACTTGACGACAGGATTTACTTATCCACAATCATGGATTTGTGGAACGGAGAAATTATTGCGTACCACATAAGCAGTCGCAATGACAATCCACTTGTTTTGGAGACGTTTAGGAAGGTGTTCTTGTTATGA